In Siniperca chuatsi isolate FFG_IHB_CAS linkage group LG24, ASM2008510v1, whole genome shotgun sequence, the DNA window GCTTTGGGTCATTTCATGCCATTTGTTGAGTCTTCATGCTCTTTGCACTTAAAACTGCTGCAAGCTTGACTTGTTGTACTAGCAGAGATTTACTGACATCTATCAAACATTTCAGGACGCTGTTAGAGAGGGGAGTGATCGATGATCTCCATCGGATATCACCGATGTTCCTGAGGCTCCGGCTGCCTGGACATCTCGACCGTTTTGCAGTACAAATGGCCAGGGCCAACATTTATTAGTTAGTTATTGATGGGAAGACAACCAAAATGAGTCTAATGGAACAATTTGACTAAACTGAGTTTCAGAGATCAAGGATAAAGGTTTTACTGATTGTTTGGCAtaaaaatgatcacattttGAGATGCTGTATTCAACCCAAAGTATCAGCTTTCACctgcattaataaaaaaaaagcccacACAATTTGAACCCCTGCTCCAAACTGCGCTCATTTGTTCATTTGGCCCAGTCTTTCAATGCAACGGAAGAATTGTCTTAAAAACTGTCTTTTGCCACATTTCTGCAAACATTCTGTGCTTTAACTGTCGACATCCCTGTAAACCATTTCCTGTCCTGTGTCAGTACTGATCTCACCCAAAGAAATATGTCTTGGGTCTGGACTTAAAGGAACCCTTCACAGACCCCTCCTGCCCCTCTGGGTCACGGAACGACGTGCTGTGGACAATCTGCGACGTCTTCAAGCGGAGCTTCTGCAGTTTGGGCTTCATCCTGCTGAGTGAAGACTTCCTCCTGAGGGGTTTCTGTCTGGGTCGAACCTCCCCGTCCACAGAGTCACAGTCATTGGGGTTCAGCAGCTTGAGGGGCTTCAGGTTAGACTGGAGAACCTTGGAGAACCTCCAGCGGCCTCCATCGCTGCGGTCTGCGTTCTCTGAGTCAGAACGCTCGTATGCTCCTATGATGTCCTGTATGTCCACACTCACACTGTCAGTGAGGTACTGGCAGGCCTTCCTCCCACTGTAGTCTCTGATCTCCACATCTGCGTCGTAGGCACCCACCAGGAGCTTCACCACCTCCATGTGGTTGTGCATGGCAGCTAGGTGCAGCGGCGTGTAGCCAGTGTTGGATCGAACATCAACACTGATGGGAATACTGTGCTGTTTGGCAAAGCTGATAAACAGGGCTATCAGCTCCGGCCTGCCGTGCTTGGCTGCCCAGTGCAGGCAGGTGAAACCAGTGATGAAATCCTTCCTCAGGACGAGGCTGGGCTCAGTTTTGAGGAGGCGGTACAAGCTGTCCCACTCCCCATCCGAAGCACACATCATCCACTCGTGTTCCAGCGGGTCCAGAGTGACTGAGGTCCTGTCGTCATCCAGGTTGGAGGAGAACAAGGAAGCCGAGTCACTGTCCCTCCTGGAGGACAGGTAAACTGAGCTGCGTAACACCATGCTGCGCCTCACCTGGGGGGAACTGTTCATCATGACCTTGATGAAGTGTTTGCGGCTGCCTTTCGGGCTGCCGTTTCCTTCACTCCCAGACAAACTATGTGTATCCAACTGGCCTTCATCCTGCCCTTCGTCTGACTGCGGCTGTCTGGATCTGTGCTGGGATCCTCTTGAGGTTTGCCGCCTGGTCAACACATTTATCTGCTCCGCTTCCTTCGGGCCTTCTACTGACAGAGACTCCGTctcaacctgtctgtctctgggaCTGCGTCCAGCAGTAGCTGAGTCTACCTGTCCTGTAGTACCGGTTTGTACAGGCCCAGGCAGGGTGAACGTCGATCCCACCGCAGGGAGAGGCGAAGCTTCAATCACTGCGATTTCTGGTATGCCAGGCACTTTTCCAACCAGCTCCTTCTTGGactgcctcctctctcttcgAAAGCTTTCTCTGTTTCCCATCTCACCGGAGCTGCTGCCCACCTCCTCGACTATACAAACAACTTCGCGACACTTACTTTTGTCGTCTGTTTTGTCAGGCAAAATGGTTGCAGGCAGGAAATCATGCGGTCTCACCTGGTTGTCATTTCCGGAACTTGAGGCAGGTAAAGTTAGTGTTCGTTGCTGGGCTGGAAGCTCCGCGTCACTGACCGGACTGCTGTCCGCCCGCTGTGAAGCTGCGGGAGAACGGTGAATGAGTTTCTGTTGATTTAAAACTTGCACTGGTTCCGTTTCTGTCCCACTGCTCACACTCGAGCTTTGCTGCTTCACTGAACCGCGAAACTTTTTCTTCAGGCAGACGTATTTAACTCCACTCTCAGTTTTTACAAAAGCAATGCCGTCAACGTAGCTTTTAAATCTCTCACGGGCCGCCGCCTTCTTCTCCGGCTCCTCCGGGAATACAGCCTTAAACTGCTCAATTAAATCCGTGTTTTTCACTTTGCCCCCTTTCTCCTTCACAAAATCCAGGATTGCCTCTTGCGTACACTCGGCGGCCATTGTAAACAATTGTGAGTATGTTCACTTAGTTTTAATACGCGCTAGCGGCGGGACAACGGTAAAAGGagcaaaacaacatgtaaacacGCTTCCCTGCCGAACCGTCCATACCGACATATCCACAGGAGTATCCCTCGGTGTAGAAATGAATAAAGTAGAACCGCTAATGATGCTAAAAGTGTGAGGCAGAGCTTTCCCCTGCGCTTTAGTTCTAGCGTTCAGGCGTTCTCCGCCTCCTAGCAACCGAGTGCAGGAACCTGACAGTTGCGGACCGTACCATTTAATCTGTGGGGGGTTGAATGGTTAAAAACGTAATTGCTGTtgctaaaaaaataataa includes these proteins:
- the LOC122872114 gene encoding ankyrin repeat domain-containing protein SOWAHC-like; this encodes MAAECTQEAILDFVKEKGGKVKNTDLIEQFKAVFPEEPEKKAAARERFKSYVDGIAFVKTESGVKYVCLKKKFRGSVKQQSSSVSSGTETEPVQVLNQQKLIHRSPAASQRADSSPVSDAELPAQQRTLTLPASSSGNDNQVRPHDFLPATILPDKTDDKSKCREVVCIVEEVGSSSGEMGNRESFRRERRQSKKELVGKVPGIPEIAVIEASPLPAVGSTFTLPGPVQTGTTGQVDSATAGRSPRDRQVETESLSVEGPKEAEQINVLTRRQTSRGSQHRSRQPQSDEGQDEGQLDTHSLSGSEGNGSPKGSRKHFIKVMMNSSPQVRRSMVLRSSVYLSSRRDSDSASLFSSNLDDDRTSVTLDPLEHEWMMCASDGEWDSLYRLLKTEPSLVLRKDFITGFTCLHWAAKHGRPELIALFISFAKQHSIPISVDVRSNTGYTPLHLAAMHNHMEVVKLLVGAYDADVEIRDYSGRKACQYLTDSVSVDIQDIIGAYERSDSENADRSDGGRWRFSKVLQSNLKPLKLLNPNDCDSVDGEVRPRQKPLRRKSSLSRMKPKLQKLRLKTSQIVHSTSFRDPEGQEGSVKGSFKSRPKTYFFG